One genomic segment of Choristoneura fumiferana chromosome Z, NRCan_CFum_1, whole genome shotgun sequence includes these proteins:
- the LOC141435283 gene encoding uncharacterized protein has protein sequence MDQRNNNKKVPPQLSLTAYLSSGLTLVVTVTYTVLCILALVYRFQCDSGTTTTGSSFFMDTIYKVYIQKDSCEDPESPTTIGVELMSADTLFIFAIVTLIVSVFSCAAAIVLIYVVADKTKGRFIFAASWVHICICFSGLVVDLTLAVFFGLDYGNLSNLMNISLPGIVINYRLEVLRQGALLFMTVALKGYLAHTLNAVLLILLIVFATRYRSALQHDEHSIHKMGALNAYELQKREDAWQQQQEAELPFSRGRQQLNPGFVPDEEPRRSPRSPVRTVPLTPLSDYSNNRDYDRSDSWHHNGGNARPFSYMEEPRRQPRPVPAPVEPQWRRDPWPPAPPVPAPDYSPPSRRLKSALKPNYM, from the exons ATGGATCaaaggaataataataaaaaagttccCCCGCAACTGTCGTTGACCGCTTACTTgtctagtggcctaactctt GTGGTAACAGTTACATACACCGTACTATGTATCCTTGCATTAGTATATCGGTTCCAATGCGACTCGGGAACGACCACTACGGGATCCAGTTTCTTCATGGACACAATCTACAAAGTGTATATACAGA AGGACTCGTGTGAAGATCCCGAATCACCGACAACGATTGGAGTAGAGCTCATGAGCGCAGATACACTATTTATTTTCGCCATTGTCACTTTAATCGTGTCCGTCTTTAGCTGCGCTGCGGCCATCGTGTTGATCTATG TGGTCGCAGATAAGACCAAGGGGCGATTCATATTCGCAGCCTCCTGGGTGCACATTTGCATTTGCTTCTCGGGCCTGGTTGTGGATCTCACGCTTGCAGTTTTCTTCGGATTGGACTATGGGAATCTATCTAACCTTATG AATATTTCACTTCCCGGAATTGTTATTAACTACAGGTTAGAGGTTTTACGTCAAGGCGCACTACTTTTCATGACCGTGGCCTTAAAAGGATACCTGGCTCATACGCTGAACGCAGTGTTGCTGATCCTATTAATAGTTTTCGCGACGAGATATAGAAGTGCATTACAACACGATGAG caTTCGATCCACAAGATGGGCGCGCTGAATGCGTACGA ATTACAAAAGAGGGAAGACGCCTGGCAACAACAGCAAGAAGCTGAACTGCCTTTCTCCAGAGG TCGACAGCAGTTGAACCCGGGCTTTGTTCCCGACGAGGAGCCGCGGCGCAGTCCACGAAGCCCTGTGCGAACGGTGCCGCTTACACCTTTGTCTGATTATTCCAA CAACCGCGACTACGACCGTTCTGACTCGTGGCACCACAATGGGGGTAATGCGCGTCCGTTCTCGTACATGGAGGAGCCGCGCCGGCAGCCCCGGCCGGTGCCCGCGCCCGTGGAGCCCCAATGGCGCCGCGACCCCtggccgcccgcgccgcccgtgCCAGCGCCAGACTACAGCCCACCTTCCCGACGCCTCAAGTCTGCCTTGAAGCCCAATTATATGTAA